A stretch of the Denticeps clupeoides chromosome 6, fDenClu1.1, whole genome shotgun sequence genome encodes the following:
- the LOC114793086 gene encoding protein mono-ADP-ribosyltransferase PARP14-like, with translation MDGYPYPVSVEGDWPPNLSKVIKQKLQIYFQSKKKSSGGDCAVQYAEGNRAVVVFKSAEIRQSVLSKTDHGLNVDGLHVKLKLNADRIPDEEPAARVPDRVGSGRGSVFLSDDTPAPKTRSGDHHEEEEDEEESPQFTAVVLENVQERVSNDLLELMVERICGCSCDTFTVELIYESNAAVVTFNNPEDVQKFISEGKHNKQFKKFGLSSRALERTCSMKVEDLPPQADEDLLMLYFEKWGFYVTRVDMIPKERAAIVTFSKQEDVMTLPEKKIIICNVPVKIHPYFKSLGTALYGKDRPRWKLPERFTERVHPAIVEFIKKKNQADSIHKQMEAVFCQVDFLRAEMQLSPSPALLKVNDMSGKHITGWRQHVSDTLKNSLSKYAVYEKILSTPLVGVVVKDIEPFCKNNVVVNIDDAGSLLTLAGMSKDIDYLKHKVEDVVQKVTAEMEREKNSVYEEMDVSPHLFNLLQQEGLQQYISISCPKLELTYKSNKLVLSGLKTEVLTMKTWLLEKKMEMEQKVLEIDSVLLEFLCKVNSEKMSEELLTSHRIKAILMVKDGKAILTGSSEKSLTDAERRLRDALSFQKITVHDQAVLRKPEWQDLVTKLQDVYNSKHLLMLISPSNQKDHLVVSGYQEPVREVSRNLQEFLHKHERIQETIRVKTYAALKFIREFKSPEWKSFEKSGEVAILFDDRRPRINLSGERVHVVPVIDYFSKTVAGLHTEELTIRKPAAKKYFQQEGSIFVPLMVKEKKCVILLQEDYMQEIDDQDDDSRRDQGIGFRQIFCEVEMHCGVQIIVSKANICSFEADAVVNASNEDLAHIGGLALALLNAAGPQLQEECNLHIKKKGKLSAGDAVVTKAGNLPNKCVVHAVGPRYHSMDKPTAVRKLKQAVRESLNLAIDNQCSSVAMPAISSGIFGFPLDLCADTIAKTLRDYFENSFNGGVLTKVYLVNNDDKTVNAMAEAVKSVFKDMNPRSEWEEAHSWRHDGQRKEHRKRRIDDHGGTSHQHHSSHEGRWSYGESKSQEDIESRRTSKGLLMLLRKGNIQDASTRVIVNTVATNLELSQGAISKALLQAAGPKLQAAVLDKKQATGYGSVVVTDGYQLRCQKVFHAICPPWDSGNGNAEKVLRTIMQNCLVEAENQRMNSITFPAIGTGNLGFPKDLVSAIMLEEAENFSSKNSPQHLHEVAILLHPSDQGSIESFSREFRGEKRRVVSKGFQTHDNPGAPAFNKQKAKHQKNGEVIGQVSTPTLGVHTMNIGQLTLEVSSGDITKETTEAIVNSSNSNFSLKAGVSKAILEAAGQSVENECSSIVQSRNFQGNSQMILTSAGMLQCKKIIHIVGSSQPKAIEDIVYSVLKICEENKFTSVSFPAVGTGQGGGKAFEVASAMIDAVVEFVKKKNGQSLKLVRILVFQTEMVPSFHQVMQQKQGQKLFEEGWIDKVKGFLGFGGTEDTEDGLAMKEQFSMEHHEFEPAVFQMCGESVHDVIDCKDWLRNLIEKEHTAFPIQDPLITYLTMVDADELKNMQRKLSVSIRLENMSMEPVIHVEGLTRDVYTAERRIRDMIKKVERQENQKREAFMFSSIVQWHYHDQQNSHPFEMIANYELEMGHRTKTKVSVQFKNQTWIADFVKNEISNGKTTFVLSRVDVKDDKSIDLPDDWDDMKGSIVIEVDVPAGSPEYSKVEREFRGTGLNNKITKIDRVQNGGLWKNYMIKKKQMEDKNKHTNNEKNLFHGTSHNSINLINHHGFNRSYAGVHGAMYGNGAYFAVDPAYSARGYAKPDQTGLKRMYLAKVLVGDFTQGRAGLLAPPARSSGNSADLYDSVTDNSARPSMFVIFNDVQAYPEYVITFQ, from the exons ATGGACGGATACCCCTACCCGGTCTCGGTGGAGGGCGACTGGCCGCCGAATCTCTCGAAGGTGATCAAACAAAAGCTGCAGATTTACTTTCAGAGTAAGAAGAAATCCAGCGGCGGCGACTGCGCGGTGCAATACGCGGAGGGGAACCGCGCCGTCGTGGTGTTCAAGTCCGCAGAGA TCAGGCAGAGTGTCCTGTCGAAGACGGATCATGGATTGAACGTAGACGGTCTGCATGTGAAACTGAAGCTGAACGCCGATAGAATACCG GACGAGGAACCGGCAGCACGGGTCCCGGATCGGGTGGGGTCAG GGAGGGGAtctgtttttttatctgatGATACCCCAGCTCCCAAAACAAGAAGTGGAGATCAtcatgaagaggaagaggatgaagaagagtcTCCTCAGTTCACAGCAGTAGTATTAGAGAATGTTCAAGAACGTGTATCCAATGACCTGCTGGAGCTGATGGTTGAAAGAATCTGTGGATGTTCTTGTGACACATTTACCGTGGAATTGATCTATGAATCAAATGCTGCTGTTGTGACATTTAACAACCCTGAAG atgtgcaGAAGTTCATTTCAGAGGGTAAGCATAACAAACAGTTCAAGAAATTTGGTTTGAGCAGTCGTGCCCTGGAGAGGACGTGCAGCATGAAGGTGGAGGACTTGCCCCCTCAGGCCGATGAGGACTTGCTAATGCTGTACTTTGAAAAATGGGGATTTTATGTGACAAGAGTTGACATGATTCCAAAGGAGCGAGCTGCCATtgttacattttcaaaacaAGAAG acgtAATGACCTTGCCAGAAAAAAAGATCATTATTTGCAATGTCCCTGTCAAAATTCATCCATACTTTAAGTCTTTGGGTACAGCTCTTTATGGGAAAGACAGGCCGAGATGGAAGCTTCCAGAACGTTTTACAGAGAGAGTCCATCCAGCCATTGTAGAATTCATCAAGAAAAAGAACCAAGCAGATTCAATTCACAAGCAAATGGAGGCCGTTTTTTGTCAAGTGGATTTCCTGAGAGCTGAGATGCAGCTAAGTCCCAGTCCAGCTCTGCTAAAGGTGAACGACATGTCAGGCAAGCACATAACTGGCTGGAGGCAGCATGTTTCTGATACTTTAAAAAATTCTCTGTCCAAGTACGCAGTGTACGAGAAGATACTGAGCACTCCTTTGGTTGGCGTGGTGGTTAAAGATATAGAGCCATTTTGTAAGAACAATGTTGTCGTGAACATTGATGATGCTGGCAGCCTCCTAACTTTGGCAGGAATGTCCAAAGACATAGATTACCTGAAGCACAAAGTGGAAGACGTTGTGCAGAAGGTAACTGCTGAAATGGAGAGGGAAAAGAACAGTGTTTATGAAGAAATGGATGTGTCTCCACACTTGTTCAACCTTCTGCAGCAAGAGGGTCTCCAGCAGTACATTTCCATTTCATGTCCAAAACTAGAGCTCACTTACAAATCCAATAAACTTGTCCTGTCTGGACTCAAAACTGAGGTCCTTACCATGAAGACTTGGCttctggaaaagaaaatggaaatggaacagAAAGTTCTTGAAATTGACTCTGTTCTCTTGGAGTTCCTTTGTAAAGTGAACAGTGAGAAGATGTCTGAAGAATTGTTAACATCCCACCGAATTAAAGCAATTTTGATGGTCAAGGATGGAAAGGCGATTTTGACCGGTAGTTCTGAGAAATCCCTGACAGATGCTGAGAGGAGGCTGAGGGATGCTTTATCTTTTCAGAAAATTACTGTACACGACCAAGCAGTGCTCAGAAAACCCGAGTGGCAGGATTTGGTCACCAAGCTTCAGGATGTCTACAACTCTAAGCATTTGCTGATGTTGATAAGCCCTTCAAACCAAAAAGACCATCTTGTTGTTTCTGGCTATCAGGAGCCAGTTAGAGAAGTTAGCCGCAACCTGCAGGAGTTTCTACACAAACATGAGCGCATTCAGGAGACAATCAGGGTCAAAACCTATGCTGCTCTCAAGTTCATCCGTGAATTTAAATCACCAGAATGGAAGTCTTTTGAAAAGTCTGGTGAAGTGGCCATACTTTTCGACGACAGACGGCCCCGAATTAACCTGAGTGGAGAACGTGTTCATGTAGTGCCGGTCATAGATTATTTTTCTAAGACAGTGGCTGGTCTGCACACAGAGGAACTGACCATCAGGAAGCCAGCAGCAAAGAAGTATTTCCAGCAGGAGGGAAGCATTTTTGTGCCCCTGatggtgaaagaaaaaaaatgtgtgattcTGTTACAGGAAGATTACATGCAAGAGATTGATGATCAAGATGACGATAGCAGGAGAGATCAAGGCATAGGCTTCAGGCAGATTTTTTGTGAGGTAGAGATGCATTGTGGTGTCCAGATTATAGTCAGCAAAGCCAATATCTGCTCATTTGAGGCTGATGCAGTCGTCAATGCGTCTAATGAAGACTTGGCACACATTGGTGGGTTAGCATTGGCCCTGCTTAATGCTGCTGGACCACAGCTCCAAGAGGAATGCAACTTGCACATCAAAAAAAAGGGCAAGCTAAGCGCTGGGGATGCCGTCGTGACAAAGGCAGGTAACCTTCCCAACAAGTGTGTAGTCCACGCAGTTGGTCCCCGATACCACAGCATGGACAAACCAACAGCTGTGAGAAAGCTGAAACAAGCTGTACGAGAGAGCCTGAATCTGGCCATTGATAATCAGTGTTCCTCGGTAGCCATGCCTGCCATTAGCTCAGGCATTTTTGGTTTTCCTTTAGACCTTTGCGCTGACACCATTGCCAAAACTTTGCGGGATTATTTTGAGAACAGTTTCAACGGAGGTGTGCTGACTAAGGTCTACTTGGTCAACAATGATGATAAAACGGTCAATGCCATGGCAGAGGCAGTAAAAAGCGTTTTTAAAGACATGAACCCGAGATCAGAATGGGAAGAGGCACATTCCTGGCGACATGATGGACAACGCAAGGAACATAGAAAAAGACGAATTGATGATCATGGGGGAACCAGCCACCAGCATCATTCTAGTCATGAAGGAAGATGGTCTTATGGTGAGTCAAAGAGTCAGGAAGACATTGAATCCAGAAGGACTTCAAAGGGACTCCTGATGCTTCTGAGGAAAGGCAATATTCAGGATGCATCT ACTAGAGTCATTGTGAACACAGTGGCCACGAATTTGGAGCTCAGTCAAGGAGCTATTTCTAAGGCCCTTCTACAAGCTGCCGGCCCAAAACTGCAGGCTGCAGTTCTGGATAAGAAGCAAGCAACTGGCTACGGTTCAGTTGTGGTCACTGATGGATATCAGCTGAGATGTCAGAAGGTTTTCCATGCCATCTGCCCTCCGTGGGATTCTGGGAATGGAAATGCAGAGAAG GTGTTGAGGACAATCATGCAGAACTGCCTGGTAGAAGCAGAGAATCAGAGGATGAACTCAATTACCTTCCCAGCTATTGGTACAGGAAACCTGGGTTTCCCTAAAGATTTAGTGTCTGCAATCATGCTGGAGGAAGCGGAGAATTTTAGCTCTAAAAACAGCCCTCAACATTTACATGAGGTGGCTATCCTATTGCATCCTTCAGACCAAGGGAGTATTGAG AGCTTCAGCAGGGAGTTTCGTGGTGAAAAGCGGAGAGTGGTCAGCAAGGGATTTCAAACCCATGACAACCCAGGAGCTCCAGCATTCAATAAACAAAAAGCAAAGCATCAGAAGAATGGTG AGGTAATTGGACAGGTGTCGACACCCACTTTGGGGGTGCATACTATGAATATTGGTCAATTGACTCTCGAGGTCTCCTCAGGGGACATTACCAAAGAGACCACCGAGGCCATTGTCAACTCCTCCAATAGCAATTTCTCCCTTAAAGCAG GAGTGTCCAAGGCCATTTTGGAGGCTGCTGGACAATCAGTAGAAAACGAGTGCTCTTCTATTG TTCAGTCACGAAATTTTCAGGGAAACTCCCAGATGATTTTGACCTCTGCGGGAATGCTCCAGTGTAAGAAAATCATCCACATTGTGGGAAGCAGCCAGCCCAAAGCTATTGAAGATATTGTCTATTCTGTCCTTAAGATTTGTGAGGAGAACAAGTTCACATCTGTGTCCTTTCCAGCTGTTGGCACTG GCCAGGGAGGGGGGAAAGCATTTGAAGTTGCTTCTGCAATGATTGATGCTGTGGTGGAGTTTGTAAAGAAGAAGAATGGGCAGAGTCTGAAACTGGTGAGAATCCTTGTGTTCCAGACAGAGATGGTGCCAAGCTTCCATCAAGTAATGCAGCAAAAACAAGGCCAAAAGCTTTTTGAAGAGGGCTGGATtgacaaggtcaaag GATTCCTTGGATTTGGAGGCACAGAAGACACTGAAGATGGTTTGGCAATGAAAGAACAATTTAGCATGGAGCATCATGAGTTTGAGCCGGCAGTGTTCCAGATGTGTGGTGAAAGCGTTCACGATGTGATAGACTGTAAAGACTGGCTCCGAAACCTCATAGAGAAAGAGCACACCGCATTCCCAATCCAGGACCCTCTGATCACATACCTGACCATGGTGGACGCAGATGAGCTGAAGAACATGCAGAGGAAGCTGAGCGTCAGTATCAGATTGGAGAACATGAGCATGGAACCCGTCATCCATGTGGAGGGTTTGACCCGTGATGTGTACACTGCTGAGCGGAGAATCAGAGATATGATCAAAAAGGTAGAAAGGCAGGAGAATCAAAAAAGGGAAGCCTTTATGTTCAGCAGCATTGTCCAGTGGCATTACCATGACCAACAAAACTCACATCCTTTTGAGATGATTGCAAACTATGAACTGGAGATGGGGCACAGGACAAAAACAAAGGTGTCTGTCCAATTCAAAAATCAGACCTGGATTGCAGActttgttaaaaatgaaatttccaATGGCAAGACCACATTTGTACTCAGCAGAGTAGATGTGAAAG ATGACAAATCAATAGATCTTCCAGATGACTGGGATGACATGAAGGGGTCCATTGTCATCGAGGTCGATGTGCCTGCCGGATCTCCAGAATACAGTAAGGTGGAGAGAGAGTTCAGAGGGACTGGGCTTAACAACAAAATTACGAAG ATTGACAGAGTTCAGAATGGTGGACTGTGGAAGAACTATATGATCAAGAAGAAGCAAATGGAGGACAAAAACAAGCATACAAATAATGAGAAAAATCTCTTCCATGGCACATCACATAACAGCATCAATTTGAtcaaccatcatggcttcaaCAGGAGCTACGCTGGAGTTCATG gtGCTATGTATGGCAATGGAGCCTATTTTGCTGTTGACCCAGCTTACTCTGCAAGAGGGTATGCAAAACCTGATCAAACGGGGCTGAAGCGCATGTACCTGGCCAAGGTACTAGTTGGAGATTTCACTCAAGGCCGAGCAGGTTTGCTTGCACCGCCTGCAAGAAGTTCAGGGAATTCAGCTGATTTGTATGACAGCGTGACGGACAACTCTGCAAGACCATCAATGTTtgtgatctttaatgatgtgcAGGCTTACCCTGAGTATGTAATAACTTTCCAGTGA
- the hrh2b gene encoding histamine receptor H2b, with product MLSTALTCLALVAFILMTIGGNVLVCLAVGTSRRLHRISNCFVVSLAVTDLLLGLLVLPTTALLELRNGHWPLGGALCNIYITVDVMLCTASIFNLLAISIDRYLAISSPMHYMERVTPPRVAAAIAVIWVLSLALSILPVHLGWNTKDFRVQYQDWHIGDTKRDDWNCRYEWSNIYVLVNCFITFYIPLVVMCGTYLCIFRVARKQAQRIRAALPSLTRSSPANFTMRDYKATVTLAAVLGGFIVCWFPYFTFFIWMGLRNWKETPEIVHSVVLWLGYFNSVLNPIIYPSLNRDFRRAYSQLLCCRGSNQRNPPSLSSSSTCLALQKRAGVCNGHQTAHAKNTILQSTSNSMDDQNK from the exons ATGCTATCCACAGCTTTAACATGTCTTGCATTGGTtgcctttattttaatgacaattgGTGGCAATGTACTGGTCTGCCTGGCAGTGGGCACAAGTCGGCGGCTCCACCGAATCTCCAACTGCTTTGTGGTGTCATTGGCAGTGACAGACCTGCTCCTAGGATTACTGGTGCTCCCAACCACAGCTTTGTTAGAGTTGCGGAACGGGCACTGGCCACTAGGCGGAGCCCTATGCAACATTTATATCACAGTAGATGTCATGCTGTGCACAGCCTCCATCTTCAACCTATTGGCCATCAGCATCGACCGATACCTAGCCATCTCCAGCCCAATGCACTACATGGAGCGGGTTACTCCACCTCGTGTGGCTGCTGCCATTGCTGTCATTTGGGTGCTCTCTTTGGCTCTGTCCATTCTACCTGTACATTTAGGCTGGAACACAAAAGACTTCAGAGTTCAGTACCAAGACTGGCACATTGGGGACACCAAAAGGGATGACTGGAACTGTCGGTATGAGTGGAGCAACATCTATGTGCTCGTGAATTGCTTCATCACCTTCTACATACCCCTGGTGGTCATGTGTGGAACATACCTTTGCATCTTCCGTGTTGCTCGTAAGCAG GCACAGCGTATACGGGCCGCTTTACCTTCACTCACACGCTCATCTCCAGCGAATTTTACAATGCGAGATTATAAAGCTACAGTGACTTTGGCTGCCGTGCTGGGGGGCTTCATCGTATGCTGGTTTCCCTACTTCACCTTCTTCATCTGGATGGGTTTGAGGAACTGGAAGGAAACGCCAGAGATTGTTCACTCTGTTGTGCTGTGGTTAGGTTACTTCAACTCTGTGCTGAACCCCATCATCTATCCATCCTTGAACCGAGACTTCCGCAGGGCTTACAGCCAGCTACTGTGCTGCAGGGGATCTAATCAACGAAACCCACCATCTCTGTCATCTTCATCCACATGCCTGGCACTTCAAAAACGTGCTGGAGTCTGTAATGGACACCAAACTGCCCATGCCAAGAACACTATCCTCCAAAGCACAAGCAACAGCATGGATGATCAAAACAAGTAA